A single genomic interval of Streptomyces graminofaciens harbors:
- a CDS encoding NAD(P)/FAD-dependent oxidoreductase, translated as MTTTGRVVVAGASMGGLRAAEQLRAAGWTGAVTVVGDEPHMPYNRPPLSKEVLAGKASFDSLAFTPKASATDIEWRLGTGIAAARLAERTLVLTDGDTLTFDGLVVATGMRPRRLPCPGPAEGRHTVRTLSDAQGLRDALTRPGVRVVVIGAGFIGCEVAATAVGLGVREVTVVDPLPLPMVAPLGELPARALLRRHEERGVRFALGTGVAGFEGEDRVTGVVLGDGSVLPADVVVESVGSVANTEWLDGNGLDLTDGVLTDEQLRVGGLPYVVAVGDVARFPNARYDGVPRRVEHWSIPTDTAKHAAKVLVAGLAGTEVDLAHFAPLPTFWSDQHDFRLQSFGAPVLGRGDVRVLDGDPERPDGDVLFGYHSGDRLVGVLALGGQAAAMSAARYRAQLLKQPAPASSAT; from the coding sequence ATGACGACCACCGGACGTGTGGTGGTCGCTGGCGCGTCCATGGGCGGGCTGCGCGCCGCCGAGCAGCTGCGCGCCGCCGGCTGGACCGGGGCGGTCACCGTGGTCGGGGACGAACCCCACATGCCCTACAACCGGCCTCCGCTCTCCAAGGAGGTCCTCGCGGGCAAGGCCTCCTTCGACTCCCTCGCCTTCACCCCGAAGGCGTCCGCCACCGACATCGAGTGGCGGCTCGGCACCGGGATCGCCGCAGCCCGCCTGGCCGAGCGCACCCTGGTCCTCACGGACGGCGACACCCTCACGTTCGACGGACTGGTCGTCGCCACCGGCATGCGGCCCCGGCGACTGCCCTGCCCCGGGCCGGCCGAGGGCCGCCACACCGTCCGGACGCTCTCCGACGCGCAGGGCCTGCGGGACGCCCTCACCCGGCCCGGAGTACGAGTCGTCGTCATCGGCGCCGGCTTCATCGGCTGCGAGGTCGCCGCCACCGCCGTAGGACTCGGCGTCCGGGAAGTGACCGTCGTCGACCCGCTGCCCCTGCCCATGGTGGCCCCGCTCGGCGAACTCCCCGCCCGCGCGCTGCTGCGCCGCCACGAGGAGCGCGGGGTGCGCTTCGCGCTCGGCACCGGCGTCGCCGGGTTCGAGGGCGAGGACCGGGTCACGGGTGTCGTCCTGGGCGACGGCAGCGTGCTCCCCGCCGATGTGGTCGTGGAGTCCGTCGGCTCGGTCGCCAACACCGAGTGGCTGGACGGGAACGGCCTCGACCTCACGGACGGGGTGCTGACCGACGAGCAGCTGAGGGTCGGCGGTCTGCCGTACGTGGTCGCGGTCGGCGATGTCGCCCGCTTCCCCAACGCCCGCTACGACGGTGTGCCCCGCCGGGTCGAGCACTGGTCGATCCCCACGGACACCGCCAAGCACGCGGCGAAGGTGCTGGTCGCCGGGCTCGCGGGCACGGAGGTGGACCTCGCGCACTTCGCGCCGCTGCCCACTTTCTGGAGCGATCAGCACGACTTCCGGCTGCAGTCCTTCGGGGCGCCCGTCCTCGGCAGGGGCGACGTACGGGTCCTGGACGGTGATCCGGAGCGCCCGGACGGAGACGTCCTGTTCGGCTACCACTCGGGCGACCGTCTCGTCGGCGTCCTGGCCCTCGGCGGCCAGGCCGCCGCGATGAGCGCCGCCCGCTACCGCGCACAGCTGCTGAAGCAGCCCGCCCCCGCCTCGTCAGCAACGTAA
- a CDS encoding acetoacetate decarboxylase family protein translates to MTSVRGYFHPKTASGASSLVPSPPWRYSGDLLTVEYRTDPARVRELLPEPLELADEDPGAVALIWADWQSCSASGDELLDPVLSQYKEAFAVVRCRYKGQTYSRCVYIWVDKDFAIARGLHQGYPKKLGSIHQTRPHPYGPAPRISAGARFGATLAAADRRLAQAVVTLREPSETNGFVNGHPMAHHRWLPSIEKGKGLALDELIESGAADFEGGQAWVGDAELELFEAPTEELARLTIEEPIAAYYRQVGVVWDGGRLLESGLSGASAE, encoded by the coding sequence ATGACCAGTGTCCGTGGTTACTTCCACCCCAAGACGGCGAGCGGTGCCTCGTCTCTCGTCCCGTCCCCGCCGTGGCGCTACTCCGGGGACCTGCTCACCGTCGAGTACCGGACCGATCCCGCTCGCGTGCGTGAGCTGCTGCCCGAGCCACTGGAACTGGCCGACGAGGACCCCGGCGCCGTCGCGCTGATCTGGGCCGACTGGCAGTCCTGCTCCGCGTCGGGGGACGAACTGCTCGACCCCGTGCTCTCCCAGTACAAGGAGGCCTTCGCGGTCGTCCGCTGCCGGTACAAGGGGCAGACGTACTCGCGGTGCGTCTACATCTGGGTCGACAAGGACTTCGCCATCGCCCGCGGGCTGCACCAGGGGTATCCGAAGAAGCTCGGGTCCATCCACCAGACGCGGCCGCATCCGTACGGGCCCGCTCCGCGGATCTCGGCGGGGGCGCGGTTCGGGGCGACGCTGGCCGCCGCGGACCGGCGTCTGGCGCAGGCCGTGGTGACGCTCCGGGAGCCGTCGGAGACGAACGGGTTCGTGAACGGGCATCCGATGGCGCATCACCGGTGGCTGCCGTCGATCGAGAAGGGGAAGGGGCTGGCGCTGGACGAGCTGATCGAGTCCGGGGCGGCCGACTTCGAGGGCGGGCAGGCGTGGGTCGGTGACGCGGAGCTGGAGTTGTTCGAGGCGCCGACGGAGGAGCTGGCCCGGTTGACGATCGAGGAGCCGATCGCCGCGTACTACCGGCAGGTCGGGGTGGTGTGGGACGGCGGTCGTCTGCTGGAGTCCGGTTTGTCTGGAGCCTCTGCCGAGTAG